In the Pogona vitticeps strain Pit_001003342236 chromosome 2, PviZW2.1, whole genome shotgun sequence genome, ATAAAGCTAAATACCTAGCAGGATGCAGTCTGTCAGTTAAGTGTTAGGATCATTCATAAGGTCAAATATGTTATAGGTTTCGCTGTTAAAtgtgttaccctgtttcccccaaaataagacagggtcttatattaatttttgctccaaaaacagcattagggcttattttcaggggaggttttatttttttcatgtacaatgatctacatttatttaaatgcagtcatgtcatcttccggttgccgcacaatggtggagggcagggtttcacttaactggggcttattttcggggtatggcttatattatgagcatcctgaaaagtcatactagggcttattttcaggttaggtcttattttcgaggaaacagagTAGTAGATTTATTAGAATAAGTATGTCTGTCGAGTTTAAGAGCGATATACAGACATAACAAAGTCCAGGACCAGTTTATCTATAATGCACCGAATGTCAAAGCACTGTGAGTTTATTCTATTCTACatgtgttttaaacagtaaaagttctttaatgtttttaactAAGATCAAGTGATGATTTTATTTACAGTACTTTCAACTGCTGGGAGACACATACACAATCAGGAATAAAAAACGAACGAGCAAGAATAACCCAGGCAAGCAGAGTTCTTCTCTGCTTGTTTGACCCTCTGGCCATAAATCAAAAAACGCATCTCCATGTTTAAAGCCTTCAGACGTTTGGAACTAAATCTTGCTCTGAACTATGGAAAGGACTCAAGGAAATTTAAGAGAAGCACAAGGATCCTTTCCATGCCTCACCAGAGAGAGACCAAAAGGAAACACGCCTTTCCACCACTCATCCTTACCCTGGATGGGGCCACCTCCGTCATCATCCTGCTTGGATCCCCTTCGCAGGAAACTCTGCTTGGTGCCCTCCAAAGCCTTCTCTGCCTGAGGAAATTTAGACTGAAGTTCAGCAGGCAGATTTGAGACCTGAAAGAGCAGTGAGGATGGAAGACATAAAAATCTGGACGAATTGAATTATAGAAGCAAAAATCTAAGCGGGTTTTAGGAGGGGGACATCTGTCCTTGGGCAGCTGGTAGCAAGTTTTGTAATATTCTCCCTCATATTCTTGACCCTTAAAGCAAttgttcccaacctggggtccccagatgttcttggctcaacactcccagaagccttcaccactagctgtgctggccaagatttctgggaatcgtagtccatctggggaccccaggttgggaaccacagcctAAGAGTGAATAACCTCTGGAAGCATGAATGCATGGTgggttccccctccccatgtCCACCATGGTTCTATCCTGCAACTGCAGTCACAACAGCACAAACCTAAGGATTTAGAAGTcccagcaatacagtggtgcctcgctttacgattgcctcgcattatgacgaatccgctttatgacaatctttttgcgattgcaattgtgatcgcaaaacgatggtccaAATGGGGgcattttgctttgcgatgatcggttccctcctttGGGAACCagttcttcgcaaaacgatgtttttctaacagctgatcggcggtttcaaaatggccaccgggtaattaaaatggcttctcgctgtgtttagggacggattcctcgctatacaggcagtgaaaatggctgctgtatggaggatcttcgctgaatggtgatattttaccccattggaacacattgaacgggtttcagtgcgtttcaatggcgtttttaaatttcgctttactaagtttttgcttaatggtgattttcctggaacggattatcgtcgttaagcgaggcatcattGTAACTTTTTTTGGATCAAGGCCCACAAAGAGCACACACCTTGTTTCAAAGTAGATGTCTCGCTTCAAAGAACATTCACATTTCAGGGAGACATCCGTAGCAAATGTGGCAATGGCTGTAAAGATGGTGGCAATAgtagtagccgcctagagtggtcatgttaccagataggcgggatataaatagaataaataaataaataaataaataaataaataaataaataaataaataaataaataaataaataaataaataaatagtagcaGGGATGAGAAAAGCAACCTAGGGGCCCCGTGTGGTCACCTCTGTCTTAGAGAGGCCAAGAAGAAAGAAACTCACCTTTTCCTCTTCTTGCCTCTTCTCCTctgcctggctcaggaggaagccttcggccagggccaccgcctgggaactggtctccgctccacattccctcacccagctggacatctctgggggaaggatggccaggaactgctccaggatcaccaggtccaggatctggttttttgtttgctcATCTGGCCTCAGCCACTGGCGACAAAGAACATGAAGCCACCGGCAAACTTCTCGGGGGCCTTCAGCCTCCTTGTAGGAGAAACGCCTGAAGGACGTTCGCTGCAGATCTGAGCCGACCACATCCTCGTGCACAGTTCTCAGCACTGTTCTTTCCAAAATTCCCCTTCTGCTCTCCATCTTGACGACATCAAGTCTTTCCCCTCTTTCAGGACTAGCTGTGTCTCGTTcatccatcttggatcctttctcCAGCAAAGCCTCTGATGGACTAAAAtgatcctctcctccttctctcttggAACATAGCGAAAGAGAGCTATTAAAGCTTTTCATTTCTCTCTAGAAGCaataaaaacaaccaaaaaaggattaaaattaaattattagattttgagcacatcatgagaagagaatctTGGGGGGAAGAGTGTAGCTTAATTATTTACATCAAACTTTCCTCTAATTATGCAGTGGATAAAAATGGTTGATTCgagaacctacagagcagaatgaGCGACAGGCCTCcctcagtagaccaccccttgtttgttagtttatttcaactggcacttactgccTCAGtgcagagactctggtaatgagaaagaatgaaatgtttcttttttacttaCAATTCTTcacagaggaaaaacaaacaccATATTCTATAGACATGTTAACTTGTCACATTGGTGAGCTTAACTAATTAGCTAGCTTCATTACTGATTACagtaactgactggttacatagctgacaggACACTTAGCTCTGTCTTCAGACTCCATAACGAACACTGACATCTAGCTGGACCCTAACTGGggcaaaaaaaggggagaaaactgaagcagagagggaacaattagCTGTTACTGAGCTGACTGACAGCATCCCTGGTCCAGAAAATTCTCCCACCGCCAAAACCTCTTTAAAGGCATCAGATGCAGGTTTCATTATTCCAAcagagactctgtgtgtgtgtgtgtgtgtgtgtgtgtgtgtgttggggggagatGATTGTAGGatttgcaagtgtgtgtgtgtgtgtgtgtgtgtgtgtgtgtgtgtgtgtgttggggggagatGATTGTAGGatttgcaagtgtgtgtgtgtgtgtgtgtgtgtgtgtgtgtgtgtgttgggagggaGATTTGCAAAAGAAGGAGACCCGACAGATTGACTCAAGACCTTCTGATATATAAGCTCGCCCTCAGTTCTCATTCAAAGGCTAGTCGTGGTACATAAAGGATTGCTTCGCATCtgcctgcaaagccagaggttgtgagttcgattccccccaccctgcctccttgatccatagggcccccttccagctctgcagggctcaggtgaagatgatgatgatcacagCAGCATAAATCCCTGGGCAGGTGTGGGGACGCCCTTTTTCCCTTCCACTCAGCTGGGTCTGGGGCTCCTTCTCCACCTAccacccttctttctttccacccccacaggtgacccccccccactctccccctCCAGCCTTTGCTTGCACGGAATCATCCTCCACCCCAAGCAACCaatggggtgggtggaggaggagCATTTGCTAGGGAGGAAACACCGCTCCTCACCCACAATAACCACCCCAGTCTAGGAATCCCAACTCGGTGCATTTAACTCTTACGTTCCCACATCGGCTCTTTggacatcccacccaccccaaataggAAACAACCACTGCAATACCTTGTGTTTGGGctttgcagggattttttttttgggggggggttgtctagCTCCCTCCTGGGTTTGAAAGAATGGCGCTGGAACTCCCCTGCCCAGAAGCCCCTCTGCTGTTTCAGACCTTTCTCCCCAgatattcctcccccccccaaatccagcCCCAGTgactcccacccaccctcttcgTTTACCTCCATGCATTATGTCCAGGATCTGGTGCTCTTTTGATTTAGCTTGCTTTCACGGAATAGACGTGTTCTGTCTATTCAATAGTCCTCCCCACcgcttcttttcccccctcccttcttcgtCTCTTTTCATTGGCTGCCGATCTCGTTCCCTCTTTCCTTATCATGTGAATGAAGCCCAAGCAGGGTCCTGGCAGGACGGGTCACAAGCCCCTCCAATCTGGTCCCGAGCGCATGGATGACCCGCAAAATTTGCTGTCGTTCGTAAGAAGGACCGGCTGCGTTAATCtctgcaagaaaataaaaataaaagggacaaataaaaaaaagacaaacgaCGTGGTACCCGATTTTGTTGTGCAAAACAATTACGTGCTTATTGTCTGGGGCGGGGAGGAATAGGGAAGGGTGGTGGAAGGAGGGCTTCTCCTCCAGAGCAAATTCCAccttttaacaaaaacaaaaaaagaccctTGTCTGATCTGCAGAACTTTTCCAAGATCCACGTGGGCTGCCTTTCCAAATTTAAGGATTTCCCACCTCCATTTTCCCCCTTAGAGTCGGAGGGaacttacttattttatttagtgacttatttttaccccacttttctccgtgaaaaggacccgaggcggcttacaacaatggggaaaaaacacacaccaatatTTACAGTTGAAAAGAGTACAGAACCGTGGTTAAcaccattaaaagataatatttaaaactgtGAACAATTAATACAGTAGAGGCATCTTAGATcttaaggaagaaaggaagggcccCAGATTCCAACACTCAGCCATGCAGAGGGCATGGgctcttctttatggtccatcaaGTACAGTAACTGCAACTTATTACAACCCTTTGAAGCCTGCCCAGGTACATCTCCtgctgaatgtttgatttttggtAGGTCCAACAAAAGTATCACTTCTCCTGAACTTTGATTGTGTAATGGACCAGATGcccatttctcttttccttagtccgtccatctcatgttagatcccccctcttttcctgcttctttgtACACATTTGCTAGGATTATTGGCTTTTCTGGTGATTCTGGACATATGCCAGACATATTGTACCCTTTAAGCactatttttaaatgaacataccacaacatttgattgtcgTGATGCTTGTGCAGTCTATATCGTGAAGAAGAAGGTATCGTTGGGGCAGaacatggagaaacagaatagtttCCCCACAGAAAAGGGTGTCAAAGaagggtacagtggaccctcgacttacagacggctcgacttacagacttttcgagttacagacttctctggctgcaaaatttagattcaactacacaccagaaaaaaaaccaaaatggaataaaaatagaataaaaaccactggttatgggattaatcggttttcagtgcattgtaggtcaatggagattcgacttacagacttttcgacttgcagccaccattccaatacggattaattccttaagtagagggtccactgtatattttacCTCCCTCTCTgaatgatgcaaaaaaaaaaaaaaaaagattcagaagaaggaagagtggaaattgatggaagaaacactaaTAATTTAAGATAAATGGATGACACTGTATTGTGGGCAGAAAGACGCAATGACGTAAAATGGCTCCtggtgaaagaaagaagaaagcgcaaaagcaggattgcagttgaatacCCAGAAGGCAAAAGTCACAACTACTGAAGAATTACATGACTTAAATCTTGACAATTAGGAAATTTCAAATGATTAAAAGTTTTCTATACCTCGGTTCAGTACTCAGTCCAAGTTGGGCCTGCAATGAGGAAAGCAGAAGAATACGAAGTCTCCgaagggcagaaggaaaagatGAGAAAGGATCCTCGTCTAGGGAGGAGACACATGTGGGGTTGCCTCCCCACCACTGCCAGCTGTCAATCAGGAAAGCCTCTGATCGGGGAGAGAAAAAGCCTTATCAGCAAAAGGAGGGATCATGTGGGCTGACAGTGTTGCAGAGGCACTGtatgagaaagagaagaagacagagagggctggattttttttttttttaaaggccagaaCAGAAGTGCCGTCTCCTGAAATGTTGTCCATCCGGAAACCAGGAAGACGTGCTGTGagttttatttaataattaaatgtaaaaacaataaGGTCAGTTTAGAAACAGTAGTAAAATACGTAATAATAAGCGAGGCCTTTCCCTgtctcccaccaccttcacaggcgcATCTGGTGGGAAACACGGGAGAGGGGCCTCctctgtggctgcccccagagactttggaactccctcccactggaggccaggctggccctctcTTGGCTCTCCTTCAGCAAGTGGACAAATTCCGGAGGCTTTCGCTGGTGCTTCCCAACCATCAGATTTGGCTGTGTGGCAGCTGCAGTGGCATACCTGACTTCACCCTAGTTGAAACCTCCTGCCTCTCATGTCCCCCCTGGCTCCCCAGGACTGGGACCAACTCAATCTGGGCCAGCTTGGGCTAGACTAGGAACCCCATTTCTTGCCCAGGCTGTtgctccccacctttcccccttccttttcttcctccatcccACTGTGTACCCCTTTTGAAGTGCAATCAATGGGGATGGATGGTTTGCATGCAAAAAGGAGGGGCCCCCCATCTGCAGCTCAGTCTTGCAAGGGTTACAAGAATGGAGCTTCGGTTCCTAGAGAGGCTGTAAGGCAAGCGCTCTTGGGGGTCCCCAGGGAAGCCTTCACCCCCCCTATattgcaggagaggaaggaaaggggctTCCTAATAGGGGGGAGCAGGAGCTAATGCATGGAGGAAGCAGCGGAAAGAGGTAGAGCAGAAACAGGTGTGATGTGGGTAGatgagagacaccaaaattatgCCTTTTCTAGGTGGGATGTGTGTGTCTTGTGCCTTttgatgcctgcctgcctgccgttTGATGGAGAGAAGCTGCCTTTGAGATTCCtagagttgaaaaaaaaaagtagctgtcttaatctctctttctctcactcatTCATCAACATGagggaaaaattaacaaagaagaTCTCATTAGTTAAAGGGGCTCAACAGAATTGTATTCTggcctttcattcattcattcattcattcattcattcattcattcatttcaaatacatatacagtggtgcctcgctagacgatgataattcattccaatgaaatcgctgtttagcaaaatcattgtctagcgaaaagcatttccccattggaatgcattgaaacctgtttaatgcattccaacggggaagaaTCGACGTTGTCTattgaagatcagccataggaaatccgctttgcaaactgtttaaattgctgtcttgcaaagcttcagtcccgaaaacacctgttttgcgagcacagagggagctgtcaagatcatcatctagtgaaaatcggtttgcgaagcatggaccaaacattgcccagcgaaattcccccctaggaaccactgttttgcgaattgctagagcgattgcaaaaagccaatgtctagcggaaaaactgtcatgtggggtaactgtctagcgaggcaccactgtattgtataccACCTGATTCATGCTAGGaactttgactgtgtttttagtattgcttatGTTTACCAGAGTGctatttatttgttctttttgatATCTGCATACTCAttgattttagttttaaatattgtctgtcAATGGtgtaagtcgccttgggtccttttgaaggagaaaggaggggtaaaaaaaaattacaaacatacATACTCTGGCCGGTTTACAAACAGAGAGAATACAAAgaatgtaacaaaacaaaaaaaacaaaatatcaatcaaaattgattttaaaaattgccactATATGTAAGATAAAGACCAAGCTAAACTAAACCAAACAAGGGCAAGACAGGTGGCATAAACATAACAGATCCCGAAAGGGGGGGAGGATATCCTTCGGTTTCTGTAAACAGTCTTGTCTTGAGCTTCCTCTCGAAAGGTGGAAAGGAAGTTCTGCCGGGAGGGCACCACAGcgaagaaggccctgtttcttcctggcctctctcatttctctttgaCATCTATGGAAGTGATACCGTTTCAAGATTTCCGTGCGCCAGAGTCCTTGGACAGAACAGGGAACATCCTGTTACATGCAGGTGGCACAGGCGGCTGGCAAAGTAGGGAGCCTGCGGTTAGGAAGATGATTTAATACTAGCTTCAAAAGGCCGAATataagtggggtttttttttgtttgattgaaAGTAATAGAAGACAGGCGTTTCTAGTAATAATCTAGTCATTGTTTTCTACCAATCATGGTAATCTGttatgatgatgaggatgatcttagaactgcagagctggaagggatcctatgggtcattgagtctcttaaaggtaaaggtaaaggttccccttgacaatttttgtccagtcgtgttcgactctagggggcggtgctcatccccatttccaagccatagagccagcgttttgtccgaagacaatcttccgtggtcacatggccagtgcgacttagacacggaacgctgttaccttcccaccgaggtggtccctatttatctactcgcatttgcatgctttcgaaccgctaggttggcgggagctgggacaagtgacgggcgctcactccgtcatgtggattcgatcttacgactgcttggtcttctgaccctgcagcacaggcttctgtgccaccacgtccctttattgaGTCTCTTATCTCCTTGGATATTTATCTCCATTTCTTGATCTTATATCAACTTTTCTCCTGATAAGATTTACtgtaattagttaattaattagttaaagtCATAGAGTGTTGCCCTTTTTGTGCTTAACATGgttaagggaagaaagaaaaaaactcccCCCTTCCCCGCAAAGAGCCTTCTATGAACCCTTAATGCTTTTGGGCTTTGATTGGAtcaccacattttattttatattttatttcccaCTGCAGCTCAGCAGGAGAAAGACACTGAGCAGAGAgatcctgctttgagcagggatttggattTTATGAGGGATGTGTTGGCGctgagggctaaaccgcagaagccagcagtcgtaagattgaatccacacgacggagtgagctcctgttgctttgtcccagctccttgccaacctagcagttcgaaagcatgcaaatgtgagtggataaataggtaccaccacggtggggaggtaaaacggcgttccctagtcatgctggccacgcggcagcggaaactgtctttggacaaccACTGGCTctatgggatgagcactgccccctagagtcggacacgactggactaaaaaaatgtcaaggggaatctttacctttacattggacttgatggcctaatAGATttcttccaactcatttattctgtgattctatgtttctatgatttcTGCTTTTGGAAAGTAAGGGAGAATTGGCTAGTGCATGTTATTGGCTGAGACAGTACCGTATTCAGAAGGAATGGTAGGTTTCACCAGAatgtgcaaaaaaaggaaaaaggtttAGACTGGATCACAGATCagaatcttatcaaatatttatggggtatttgtttctctttttttctcagtgaTGTACTCAGTGGAATGATAAGAAGTATATATTCCTCCAAAACAGCAAAGCATGAAGTTGGAAAAGTGGAGTTCAGAAATCAccggggtaaaaaaaaaaccagattgaACAGAGGGAATCCTTTGCTTCTCTGGCTACTGATGATCAAGATCTCCTGACCAGCAAGGAAAAACCACAAAGGAAAAATAAGGGGCACGTGTCCTATTTGGGGAAGAATATCCAGCTATGAATTGGAGTTAAACGGAGAACTGCAGAGTTGTCATGAGGTGAGGCGGGGAAaggccatataaatgcatgaagtgtggaaagagcttcagcatCTGGTCTTaattcacatttaaaataaacacaggagAAAAGAGGCATGGAATGTGGGGATAGTTGCAGTGTAGACCAGACCCTTAATTCATCTGAAAGAGCTTCGGAGAAATCATACCAGTGCtcggaatgtggaaaaagctttgtTCGGAGTGGAAGCCTCCATTCTCACAAAAGAACTCACCGTGGAGAAAAACCTTATAAATGTCTACAATGTGGGAAGCGTTTCCGTGTGAGCAGCACCTTTACTTTGCACgaaagaacccatacaggggagaagccGTATAAGTGTacggagtgtggaaagagcttcagccagaGTGGAAGCCTGCAGTCCCatgaaagaacacacactgggAAGAAACCACATACGTGTACGGtatgcgggaagagcttcagtcaaagcagCACGCTTTCTtcacatcagagaactcacacaggggagaaaccctataaatgcatggcgtgtgggaagagcttcagtcacagcggAAGCCTCTATGCCCATGAAAgagtccatacaggggagaaaccctataaaccctatcaatgcatggaatgtgggaagagcttcagggtGAGCATTCAGTTTACTCGGCATgaaagaacccatacaggggaAAAGCCCTATCCGTGCccggaatgtgggaagagcttcagtcggaacGATCAGCTGACTTCCcaccaaagaactcacacaggggagaaaccctataaatgcatggaatgtgggaagagattTGCTGCGAGCAGTCAACTGAGagtccatcaaagaactcacacaggggagaagccgtaCAGGTGCAGACAATGTGGCAAGAGGTTCAGTGTGAGCAGCAAACTAAGAGTCCATCAAAGATCCCACACGAGGGGAGAAACGGTGTGAAAAATGTGTGAACGGTGAGAAGAGCTTCAGTGTGAACAATAACCTTACTCAACATGAACGGAGCCAtacgggggagaaaccctatgaatgctttcaatgtggcaagagcttcagtcggagcggAAGCCTGCATTaaagaacccacacaggagaAATGATATAAATGCACGGCATTTGGAAAGTCCTTTGGTCACAATGTGGCACATACCGGACACCCAGGAATCGGCATGTCTATATGGCGAATACATACAAGTGTATGCCATGTGAAGAGAGATCCCTTAGGAATGGCTCTCCAGAGAACCCACAGAAGGGAAGAATTCTAAAAATGCACGGAGTGTGTAAAATTTATCGGTGTGTcttgatgtgtgtgtatgtgtctagCTGTCTCGCTATCAAGGCAGGTATTTCATTGAAGCTTGTGCTATAAGAATGTAAGAACCTCTGTCTtaatataataatacagtggtacctcgcataacgagcgcaccgtttaaggatgaatccgcattgcgatgtggatttccccatcgctaatgtgagggcatgctcgcattgcgatgggggaacagctgttcggcggttctaaaatggccgctggtacacccaaaatggccgccagcacactcaaaatggccaccagtacactaaaaatggccgctggtacacccaaaatggccgccagaacatggggaaacatcggagaacggtgagttttgggcccactTGGGTGCTTGgcccaatgggtttccccgttctacttaacgatgtttccccatagcgaaggttaatccggaacggattaacctcgctatgcggggcaccactgtattaacat is a window encoding:
- the LOC140703964 gene encoding uncharacterized protein LOC140703964 is translated as MECGDSCSVDQTLNSSERASEKSYQCSECGKSFVRSGSLHSHKRTHRGEKPYKCLQCGKRFRVSSTFTLHERTHTGEKPYKCTECGKSFSQSGSLQSHERTHTGKKPHTCTVCGKSFSQSSTLSSHQRTHTGEKPYKCMACGKSFSHSGSLYAHERVHTGEKPYKPYQCMECGKSFRVSIQFTRHERTHTGEKPYPCPECGKSFSRNDQLTSHQRTHTGEKPYKCMECGKRFAASSQLRVHQRTHTGEKPYRCRQCGKRFSVSSKLRVHQRSHTRGETV